One window of the Pseudofrankia sp. DC12 genome contains the following:
- a CDS encoding helix-turn-helix domain-containing protein, with amino-acid sequence MTVSPIAGHRPPTAPPAADLDLIRAELRAVLARLDDLAAVQRVTPTRPATILAPDPTADLPPLVPVERAADLLGLSRSGAYRLAASGELPSRKLGGRVFIVTAGLRAILTPDGAAA; translated from the coding sequence ATGACCGTCTCCCCCATCGCCGGCCACCGGCCGCCGACCGCGCCACCCGCGGCCGATCTGGACCTGATCCGCGCCGAGCTGCGCGCGGTCCTCGCCCGGCTCGACGACCTGGCCGCCGTCCAGCGCGTCACCCCGACCCGGCCGGCGACGATCCTCGCGCCGGACCCGACCGCCGACCTGCCGCCGCTCGTGCCCGTGGAGCGCGCCGCCGACCTGCTCGGCCTGTCGCGCTCAGGCGCCTACCGCCTGGCCGCCAGCGGCGAGCTGCCGTCGCGCAAGCTCGGCGGCCGGGTGTTCATCGTCACCGCCGGCCTGCGCGCGATCCTCACCCCGGACGGAGCGGCGGCGTGA
- a CDS encoding replication initiator, with amino-acid sequence MTPVDLLEEARPRIADGSLAAFRVQLDRIAGCTRPIRISGRSLHVDLRTGEIRPFFESATQPDGTILIPCGNRRASVCPSCSWTYAGDAWQIVHTGLAGGRGIPEAVIDHPGLFVTVTAPSFGPVHTRNAKHGQDARTCHRLKGFCPHGKPRGCWAVHDAKDDPQLGQALCLDCYDYLGAVIWNAIAARLFKRTVDLCYRRLAHIVGVPLTSGIRKDGSRRVGIRELLRISYVKVAEMQARSLIHFHGILRLDGFSPIPGDYPPPPDWATGKLLARAWRWAVEQVSEPCPTPAAAGLAAARWGEQHHERHLTVAGGVELDDTTTVIPDGPLSARAVGNYLAKYVTKGVTDSGVLDQPIRTSDDLRLVLPLLTGHQAAMVRTAWYLGGPVLPLPGQPARALAELRLRQNAHQFGFRGHWLTKSRVYSLTFGACRTERREWQRTHDAKGNPRTPLDAWGRPLEADTGDEVLTIGEWRFEGAGYRLSGDAQLAAMAADLARSRREAARADRAAA; translated from the coding sequence GTGACCCCGGTCGATCTGCTGGAAGAGGCCCGGCCGCGTATCGCGGACGGCTCCCTTGCCGCGTTCCGCGTCCAGCTCGACCGGATCGCCGGCTGCACCCGCCCGATCCGCATCTCCGGCCGAAGCCTTCACGTCGACCTGCGCACCGGGGAGATCCGGCCATTCTTCGAGTCGGCCACCCAGCCCGACGGGACGATCCTCATCCCCTGCGGCAATCGGCGCGCGAGCGTCTGCCCGTCGTGCTCGTGGACCTATGCGGGTGACGCCTGGCAGATCGTGCACACCGGCCTGGCCGGCGGCCGGGGCATCCCCGAGGCGGTCATCGACCACCCGGGCCTGTTCGTCACGGTCACCGCCCCCTCGTTCGGGCCGGTCCATACCCGCAACGCCAAGCACGGCCAGGACGCCCGGACCTGCCACCGACTCAAAGGCTTCTGCCCCCACGGAAAGCCCCGCGGCTGCTGGGCGGTCCACGACGCCAAAGACGATCCACAGCTGGGTCAGGCGCTGTGTCTGGACTGTTACGACTACCTCGGCGCGGTGATCTGGAACGCGATCGCCGCCCGCTTGTTCAAGCGGACCGTTGATCTCTGCTACCGCCGTCTTGCGCACATCGTCGGCGTGCCCCTCACCAGCGGTATTCGCAAAGACGGATCACGGCGCGTCGGAATCCGGGAACTGCTGCGGATCTCCTACGTCAAGGTCGCCGAGATGCAGGCCCGTAGCCTGATCCACTTTCACGGGATCCTCCGGCTCGACGGGTTCAGCCCGATCCCTGGCGACTACCCGCCCCCGCCCGACTGGGCGACCGGGAAGCTGCTCGCGCGGGCGTGGCGCTGGGCCGTCGAGCAGGTCAGCGAACCCTGCCCGACCCCGGCCGCCGCCGGCCTGGCCGCCGCCCGTTGGGGAGAGCAGCACCACGAACGCCACCTGACCGTGGCCGGTGGCGTCGAACTCGACGACACGACCACCGTGATTCCCGACGGGCCGCTGTCCGCCCGCGCGGTCGGGAACTACCTCGCCAAGTACGTCACCAAGGGCGTCACCGACTCCGGCGTGCTGGACCAGCCCATCCGGACCTCCGACGATCTGCGCCTGGTCCTGCCGCTGCTCACCGGCCACCAGGCCGCGATGGTCCGCACCGCCTGGTACCTCGGCGGCCCCGTCCTCCCGCTGCCCGGGCAGCCGGCCCGGGCGCTCGCCGAGCTGCGGTTGCGGCAAAACGCTCACCAGTTCGGGTTCCGGGGCCACTGGCTGACCAAGTCCCGGGTCTACTCGCTGACCTTCGGGGCCTGCCGGACCGAACGCCGCGAGTGGCAGCGCACCCACGACGCCAAGGGCAACCCGCGAACCCCGCTCGACGCCTGGGGCCGCCCACTCGAAGCCGACACCGGCGACGAAGTCCTGACCATCGGCGAATGGCGCTTCGAGGGCGCCGGCTACCGCCTGTCCGGAGACGCCCAGCTCGCCGCGATGGCCGCCGACCTCGCCCGCTCGCGACGCGAGGCCGCCCGCGCCGACCGCGCCGCCGCTTGA